The genomic window TTGAATAAGTTCTTCAACTAAGTCACCATAATTTAAACCAGTATGTCTCCAGAGTAGAGGATACATGCTATATTGAGTAAATCCTGGCATCGTGTTTAACTCATTAATAAAAATTTCATCATTTCCGGTTACAAAAAAATCACATCGACTTAAGCCAGTTCCATCAATCGCTTCAAATGCTCGAATGGAATAAGAGCGCAACTGTTTTTCTACTTCTTCTGAAACACGAGCAGGTATTTGCAAGGTTACTTTATTATTAATATACTTGGCATCGTAATCATAAAAAGCACTTTCTTTTATCAGTTCTCCTGGTACAGACGTATGGATATCGTCGTTTCCTAGAACAGCTACTTCAATTTCTCGAGCTTCAATTCCTTGTTCTACAACTACACGACGATCATATTGCAACGCTAGATTAATGGCTTCTTCTAATTCTACACGCGTTTGGGCTTTACTAATCCCAACACTTGAACCAAGATTTGCCGGTTTGACAAACATTGGATAAACTAAGGTACCTTCACATTTTTTAAATACGTTATCAGCATTCGTTAGCCAATCTGATTTACGAATAGGGACATAAGGAACTTGAGGTAAGCCAGCTTGTTGAAAGAGTTGTTTGCTTATTATTTTATCCATTCCACATGAGCTAGCTAATACTCCAGCTCCGACATATGGCATGCCAATGACTTCAAATAGGCCTTGAACTGTACCATCTTCTCCATTTGGACCATGTAAGACAGGAAAAATAACAGCATCCTTTTCTCTTAGTTCTGAAGGTTTAATTAGTTTTCCTTTGGAAAACATTCCCTCTTCAGTAGAAAAACAAACTTCTTCTGAGCTATTTACTAAACGTAAAACTTCAGATGATTGGATAATTTCTGCCTGTTTAACAACTGCGCCTTTTATCCATTCTCCATCTTTTGTAATATAAACTGGTTCAACTTCATAATAATCATAATAGATTTCTTTGATAATAGAGAAAGCTGTTAAT from Carnobacterium iners includes these protein-coding regions:
- a CDS encoding D-alanine--D-alanine ligase yields the protein MKIFLIYGGKSAEHDISILTAFSIIKEIYYDYYEVEPVYITKDGEWIKGAVVKQAEIIQSSEVLRLVNSSEEVCFSTEEGMFSKGKLIKPSELREKDAVIFPVLHGPNGEDGTVQGLFEVIGMPYVGAGVLASSCGMDKIISKQLFQQAGLPQVPYVPIRKSDWLTNADNVFKKCEGTLVYPMFVKPANLGSSVGISKAQTRVELEEAINLALQYDRRVVVEQGIEAREIEVAVLGNDDIHTSVPGELIKESAFYDYDAKYINNKVTLQIPARVSEEVEKQLRSYSIRAFEAIDGTGLSRCDFFVTGNDEIFINELNTMPGFTQYSMYPLLWRHTGLNYGDLVEELIQLALKRFEESLKFEQTDRVQF